From the Streptomyces pluripotens genome, one window contains:
- the cobO gene encoding cob(I)yrinic acid a,c-diamide adenosyltransferase → MPQGQPSVVPEDGLTTRQRRNRPLVVVHTGVGKGKSTAAFGLALRAWNQGWPIGVFQFVKSAKWRVGEERALRVLGESGEGGSVAWHKMGEGWSWIQRGTQGDNTTNEEKAREGWEQVKRDLAAETYRLYVLDEFAYPMHWGWVDTDEVVEVLRNRTGAQHVVITGRNAPEKLVACADLVTDMSKVKHPMDVGQKGQKGIEW, encoded by the coding sequence ATGCCGCAGGGACAGCCGAGTGTCGTACCGGAGGACGGACTGACGACACGTCAGCGTCGCAACCGTCCGCTGGTGGTCGTGCACACCGGGGTGGGCAAGGGCAAGTCGACCGCCGCGTTCGGGCTGGCGCTGCGGGCCTGGAACCAGGGGTGGCCCATCGGGGTGTTCCAGTTCGTGAAATCGGCCAAGTGGCGGGTCGGGGAGGAACGGGCGCTGCGGGTGCTCGGCGAATCCGGTGAGGGCGGCTCCGTCGCCTGGCACAAGATGGGTGAGGGCTGGTCCTGGATCCAGCGCGGCACCCAGGGGGACAACACGACCAACGAGGAGAAGGCTAGGGAGGGCTGGGAACAGGTCAAGCGGGACCTGGCCGCCGAGACGTACCGGCTCTACGTACTGGACGAGTTCGCCTACCCGATGCACTGGGGGTGGGTGGACACGGACGAGGTCGTGGAAGTGCTGCGGAACCGGACCGGCGCCCAACACGTGGTGATCACTGGGCGGAACGCCCCGGAGAAGCTGGTGGCCTGTGCCGACCTGGTCACCGACATGTCCAAGGTCAAGCACCCCATGGACGTGGGGCAGAAGGGCCAGAAGGGCATCGAGTGGTGA
- a CDS encoding ZIP family metal transporter, whose protein sequence is MAVFVALGAFLMTLAGGWTAQRVTDRRHLVLGLAGGLMLGVVGLDLLPEALRAAGREVFGVPAALLLFVAGFLLAHLVERLLAARQAAHGAAEHGHRAPEVGLTAAGAMVGHSAMDGVAIGAAFQVGGGMAAAVALAVIAHDFADGFNTFTITSLYGNARRRAVGMLLADACAPLAGALSTVFFHLPEPVLGGYLALFGGVLLYLAAAEILPEAHHEHPARSTLLCTVAGAAFIWLVVGISG, encoded by the coding sequence ATGGCGGTCTTCGTCGCGCTCGGCGCGTTCCTGATGACGCTGGCCGGCGGGTGGACGGCACAGCGTGTGACCGACCGTCGCCATCTCGTCCTGGGACTGGCCGGCGGACTGATGCTGGGCGTGGTCGGCCTGGACCTGCTGCCGGAAGCACTCCGGGCGGCCGGCCGCGAGGTCTTCGGCGTACCTGCCGCCCTGCTGCTCTTCGTCGCCGGCTTCCTGCTGGCCCACCTGGTGGAGCGGCTGCTCGCCGCCCGCCAGGCCGCCCACGGGGCCGCGGAGCACGGCCACCGGGCGCCCGAGGTGGGCCTGACGGCGGCCGGAGCCATGGTGGGCCACAGCGCCATGGACGGCGTGGCGATCGGCGCGGCCTTCCAAGTGGGCGGCGGGATGGCGGCGGCCGTCGCGCTCGCCGTGATCGCGCACGACTTCGCCGACGGCTTCAACACCTTCACCATCACCAGCCTGTACGGCAACGCGCGGCGCCGGGCGGTCGGAATGCTGCTCGCCGATGCCTGCGCACCACTGGCGGGCGCGCTGTCGACCGTCTTCTTCCACCTCCCCGAACCGGTGCTCGGCGGCTATCTCGCCCTCTTCGGTGGTGTACTGCTGTACCTCGCCGCCGCCGAGATCCTCCCTGAGGCCCACCACGAGCACCCGGCCCGTTCCACCCTGCTGTGCACGGTGGCGGGAGCGGCGTTCATCTGGCTGGTGGTCGGCATCTCCGGCTGA
- the cobM gene encoding precorrin-4 C(11)-methyltransferase has product MADAPTGKVTFVGAGPGAADLLTFRAARAIAEADVVIWAASLVQEEVLEHAREDAEVLDSATMSLEDVVAVYRRARAEGLKVARIHSGDPALWGGTQEQLDRCAEAGITTEVVPGVSSFSAVAALAQRELTIPEVAQSVVLTRLGGGKTPMPPGEEVREFARHGTTMAVFLSAARSGQLVRELLEGGYPTSTPVVVAYQATWPEELVVTCTIGTLEETVKEHKLWKHTLFLVGPALDAHGTRSHLYHPGHFHGYRKADPEARRVLRERGASS; this is encoded by the coding sequence ATGGCCGATGCCCCCACCGGCAAGGTGACGTTCGTCGGCGCCGGCCCCGGCGCCGCTGATCTCCTGACGTTCCGTGCCGCGCGCGCGATCGCGGAGGCCGATGTGGTGATCTGGGCGGCCAGCCTGGTCCAGGAGGAGGTGCTGGAACACGCGCGCGAGGACGCGGAGGTCCTGGACTCGGCAACCATGTCCCTGGAGGACGTCGTAGCCGTCTACCGGCGCGCCCGCGCCGAAGGCCTCAAGGTCGCCCGCATCCACTCCGGGGATCCGGCGCTGTGGGGCGGCACCCAGGAGCAGCTGGACCGGTGTGCGGAGGCCGGGATCACCACGGAGGTCGTGCCGGGTGTGTCGTCCTTCTCGGCCGTGGCCGCGCTCGCGCAGCGCGAGCTGACGATTCCCGAGGTCGCGCAGTCGGTCGTGCTCACCCGGCTGGGCGGCGGCAAGACCCCGATGCCGCCCGGCGAGGAGGTGCGCGAGTTCGCCCGGCACGGCACGACCATGGCCGTCTTCCTGTCGGCCGCGCGCAGCGGACAGCTGGTGCGGGAACTGCTGGAGGGCGGCTACCCGACCAGCACCCCGGTGGTCGTCGCCTACCAGGCGACCTGGCCGGAGGAACTGGTGGTCACGTGCACGATCGGCACACTGGAGGAGACCGTCAAGGAGCACAAACTCTGGAAGCACACGCTCTTCCTGGTCGGCCCGGCGCTGGATGCGCACGGCACCCGCTCCCACCTGTACCACCCGGGCCACTTCCACGGGTACCGCAAGGCCGACCCGGAGGCCCGGCGGGTGCTGCGCGAACGGGGGGCGAGCAGTTGA
- the cobI gene encoding precorrin-2 C(20)-methyltransferase: MSSTLVGVGVGPGDPELVTVKGVNALRSADVVVVPVMDTGERGRAEATVLHYVPGEKVVRVVFALNERTDRARREAAWDAAGERVAALLGQHGCVAFATIGDPNVYSTFTYLAQTIVELVPDVVVETVPGITAMQDLAARSGAVLTEGTEPLTLVPVTAGSAVLKEALAGPGTVVAYKFGRQAAEVAGALRETGRLGDAVWGSALGLPEEAVHRAAELDGTPLPYLSTLIAPPRRDGGRGGKL, translated from the coding sequence ATGAGCAGCACGCTGGTCGGAGTCGGGGTCGGTCCCGGTGACCCGGAGCTGGTGACCGTCAAGGGGGTCAACGCGTTGCGTTCGGCCGATGTCGTCGTCGTACCCGTGATGGACACCGGGGAACGCGGCCGGGCCGAGGCGACCGTGCTGCACTACGTGCCCGGGGAGAAGGTCGTCCGGGTGGTGTTCGCGCTCAACGAGCGGACCGACCGGGCGCGGCGGGAGGCGGCCTGGGACGCGGCTGGGGAGCGGGTCGCCGCGTTGCTGGGGCAGCACGGCTGCGTCGCCTTCGCCACCATCGGCGACCCGAACGTGTACTCCACGTTCACGTACCTCGCGCAGACGATCGTGGAGCTGGTGCCCGATGTTGTGGTGGAGACCGTGCCGGGGATCACCGCCATGCAGGATCTGGCAGCGCGGTCGGGCGCCGTGCTGACGGAGGGCACCGAACCGTTGACCCTGGTTCCCGTCACGGCCGGGTCGGCCGTGCTCAAGGAGGCACTGGCCGGGCCGGGAACCGTCGTCGCGTACAAGTTCGGGCGGCAGGCGGCCGAAGTGGCCGGCGCGCTACGGGAGACCGGACGGCTCGGGGACGCCGTGTGGGGGTCGGCGCTGGGTCTACCGGAGGAGGCGGTGCACCGGGCCGCCGAACTGGACGGGACACCGCTGCCGTACCTGTCGACGCTGATCGCACCCCCGCGGCGGGACGGCGGGCGGGGCGGGAAGCTGTGA
- a CDS encoding cobyrinate a,c-diamide synthase: MSSVPRLVVAAPSSGSGKTTVATGLMAAFAARGLAVSPHKAGPDYIDPGYHALATGRVGRNLDAYLCGTELVAPLFRHGARGCDLAVVEGVMGLYDGAAGEGELASTAQLAKLLRAPVVLVVDASSQSRSVAALVHGFASWDPEVRIGGVILNKVGSDRHEQVLREALDSAGVPVLGVLRRTAQVDTPSRHLGLVPVAERRSDAVGSVAAMAALVSHGCDLDALAALARTAGALPDAAWDAAEAVASAIQDPPARPAAERAPRVAVAGGEAFTFSYAEHTELLTAAGAEVVAFDPLRDEQLPDNTRGLVIGGGFPEVYGPELSANEPLRKAIAELAFSGAPVAAECAGLLYLCRELDGRPMCGVLDAEARMSERLTLGYRAAVAVGDSVLAAAGTRMRGHEFHRTVVEPGAGAAPAWGVRSPVRRVEGFVQQGVHASYLHTHWASEPGVARRFVERCRTS; the protein is encoded by the coding sequence ATGTCGTCGGTACCCCGGCTGGTCGTCGCTGCGCCCTCCTCGGGCAGCGGCAAGACCACCGTCGCCACGGGGCTGATGGCCGCCTTCGCCGCGCGGGGGCTGGCCGTGTCCCCGCACAAGGCCGGTCCGGACTACATCGACCCCGGCTACCACGCGCTCGCGACCGGGCGGGTGGGGCGCAATCTGGACGCGTACCTGTGCGGAACGGAGCTGGTCGCTCCGCTGTTCCGGCACGGTGCCCGCGGATGCGACCTCGCTGTGGTCGAGGGCGTGATGGGGCTGTACGACGGGGCTGCCGGGGAGGGTGAGCTGGCGTCCACCGCGCAGCTCGCCAAGCTGCTGCGGGCGCCGGTGGTGCTGGTCGTGGACGCGTCGTCGCAGTCCCGGTCGGTGGCGGCGCTGGTGCACGGTTTCGCGTCCTGGGACCCGGAGGTGCGCATCGGGGGTGTGATCCTGAACAAGGTCGGGTCGGACCGGCACGAGCAGGTGCTCCGCGAGGCGCTGGATTCGGCGGGCGTGCCGGTGCTGGGCGTTCTACGGCGGACCGCGCAGGTGGACACACCGTCGCGGCACCTGGGGCTGGTGCCGGTCGCTGAGCGACGCTCGGACGCGGTCGGCTCCGTCGCCGCCATGGCGGCGCTGGTGTCGCACGGGTGCGACCTGGATGCGCTGGCAGCCCTGGCGCGTACCGCCGGCGCGCTGCCGGATGCGGCCTGGGACGCGGCCGAGGCGGTGGCGTCGGCCATCCAGGATCCCCCGGCCCGGCCGGCCGCGGAGCGGGCGCCACGTGTTGCTGTTGCCGGCGGTGAGGCGTTCACCTTCTCCTACGCCGAGCACACCGAGCTCCTCACTGCAGCCGGTGCCGAAGTCGTCGCCTTCGACCCCTTGCGGGATGAGCAACTGCCCGACAACACAAGGGGGTTGGTTATCGGCGGAGGCTTCCCTGAAGTGTACGGACCTGAGTTGTCCGCCAATGAACCGCTGCGCAAGGCCATTGCCGAACTGGCCTTCTCCGGCGCCCCTGTGGCCGCCGAGTGCGCCGGACTGTTGTACCTCTGCCGGGAGTTGGACGGGCGTCCGATGTGCGGTGTACTCGACGCCGAGGCACGGATGAGTGAGCGGCTGACCCTCGGCTACCGGGCCGCCGTGGCCGTCGGGGACAGTGTGCTGGCAGCGGCCGGGACCCGGATGCGCGGGCACGAGTTCCACCGCACGGTCGTCGAGCCCGGCGCCGGCGCCGCGCCCGCCTGGGGCGTGCGGTCCCCGGTCCGGCGGGTCGAAGGTTTCGTACAGCAGGGCGTGCACGCAAGTTACCTGCACACGCACTGGGCGTCCGAGCCCGGTGTTGCCCGTCGGTTCGTGGAGAGGTGCCGGACGTCATGA
- a CDS encoding putative cobaltochelatase produces the protein MSTPYPFTAIVGQDDLRLALLLNAVSPAVGGILVRGEKGTAKSTAVRALSALLPEVDVVVGCRFSCGPTAPDPTCPDGPHDTGPGVCRPARMVELPVGASEDRLVGALDIERALAEGVKSFEPGLLAQANRGILYVDEVNLLHDHLVDLLLDAAAMGASYVEREGVSVRHAARFLLVGTMNPEEGELRPQLLDRFGLTVEVAASREPEQRVEVVRRRLAYDDDPAAFAARWADEEAAVRQRIVMARELLPQVRLGDGALRQIAATCAAFEVDGMRADIVMARTATALAAWAGRTGVLAEDVRQAALLALPHRRRRNPFDAPGLDEDKLDETLQEFGAPDDDPDPGPNGPGGPGGGGGQPAPDTEPQGGGSGAQPETGEDGQQPQAAGSSEQAPVRAGDPFRTKVLSVPGIGEGAAGRRSRARTEHGRTTGARRPQGVLTKLHLAATVHAAAPHQRARERSGPGLVLRRDDLRQAAREGREGNLVLFVVDASGSMAARQRMGAVKGAVLSLLLDAYQRRDKVGLVTFRGSDAQVALPPTSSVDAAAARLESLPTGGRTPLAAGLLKAHEVLRVERLRDPARRALLVVVTDGRATGGPEPVALAGRAAGMFAAERTASVVVDCEAGPVRLGLAGRLADELGGTAVTLDELRADSIAGLVRNAQGTSRRAA, from the coding sequence GTGAGCACGCCCTACCCGTTCACCGCCATCGTCGGACAGGACGACTTGCGCTTGGCGCTGCTCCTCAACGCGGTGAGTCCCGCTGTGGGCGGAATCCTCGTGCGGGGAGAGAAGGGGACCGCGAAGAGCACCGCCGTGCGCGCACTTTCGGCGCTGCTGCCGGAGGTGGACGTGGTCGTGGGATGCCGGTTCTCCTGCGGTCCCACCGCGCCGGACCCAACCTGCCCCGACGGGCCGCACGACACCGGACCGGGCGTTTGCCGGCCTGCCCGCATGGTCGAACTCCCCGTTGGCGCCTCCGAGGACCGGCTGGTGGGAGCCCTCGACATCGAGCGGGCCCTGGCCGAAGGCGTGAAGAGCTTCGAGCCGGGTCTCCTGGCCCAGGCGAACCGCGGCATCCTCTACGTCGACGAGGTCAACCTCCTCCACGACCACCTGGTCGACCTGCTGCTGGACGCGGCGGCGATGGGCGCGTCGTACGTGGAACGGGAGGGCGTGTCCGTCCGCCACGCCGCCCGGTTCCTGCTGGTGGGCACCATGAACCCCGAGGAGGGCGAGCTCAGGCCGCAGTTGCTGGACCGGTTCGGGCTGACCGTCGAGGTCGCGGCCTCGCGGGAGCCGGAGCAGCGGGTGGAGGTCGTACGACGCAGGCTGGCCTACGACGACGATCCGGCCGCGTTCGCCGCGCGCTGGGCGGACGAGGAGGCCGCTGTCCGGCAACGGATCGTGATGGCACGCGAGTTGCTGCCGCAGGTGCGGCTGGGAGATGGTGCGCTGCGGCAGATCGCCGCGACCTGTGCGGCCTTCGAGGTCGATGGCATGCGGGCCGACATCGTCATGGCCCGGACGGCCACCGCGCTGGCCGCGTGGGCGGGACGGACCGGTGTACTCGCGGAGGATGTCCGGCAGGCCGCGCTGCTCGCCCTGCCCCACCGCAGGCGGCGCAACCCCTTCGACGCGCCGGGCCTTGACGAGGACAAGCTCGACGAGACCCTGCAGGAGTTCGGCGCCCCGGACGACGACCCCGATCCCGGTCCGAACGGGCCGGGCGGGCCAGGCGGGGGCGGCGGCCAGCCGGCACCGGACACGGAACCGCAGGGTGGTGGCTCGGGGGCGCAGCCCGAGACGGGCGAGGACGGGCAGCAGCCGCAGGCTGCCGGTTCCTCCGAGCAGGCGCCCGTGCGTGCGGGGGACCCCTTCCGCACCAAGGTGCTGAGCGTGCCCGGGATCGGAGAGGGTGCGGCCGGACGGCGTTCGCGGGCGCGGACCGAGCACGGGCGGACGACCGGGGCGCGACGGCCCCAGGGAGTGCTGACCAAGCTGCACCTGGCGGCCACCGTGCACGCGGCGGCGCCCCATCAGCGGGCGCGGGAACGCTCCGGGCCGGGACTCGTACTGCGCCGGGACGATCTGCGGCAGGCGGCCCGGGAGGGCCGCGAGGGCAACCTCGTGCTGTTCGTGGTCGACGCCTCCGGGTCGATGGCGGCGCGGCAGCGGATGGGGGCCGTGAAGGGTGCCGTGCTGTCGCTGCTGCTGGACGCCTACCAGCGGCGGGACAAGGTGGGGCTGGTGACCTTCCGGGGCTCGGACGCCCAGGTCGCGCTGCCGCCGACCTCGTCCGTGGATGCCGCCGCCGCCCGGCTGGAGTCACTGCCGACCGGCGGTCGTACGCCGCTCGCCGCCGGGCTGCTCAAGGCGCACGAGGTCCTGCGTGTGGAGCGGCTGCGCGATCCGGCTCGGCGGGCGTTGCTGGTGGTGGTGACCGACGGGCGGGCGACGGGCGGCCCCGAGCCGGTTGCGCTCGCCGGCCGTGCGGCGGGGATGTTCGCGGCCGAGCGGACCGCGTCGGTCGTCGTGGACTGCGAGGCGGGGCCGGTACGGCTCGGGCTCGCCGGACGGCTCGCGGACGAGCTGGGCGGCACCGCGGTGACGCTGGACGAGTTGCGGGCCGACTCGATCGCCGGACTGGTCAGGAACGCACAGGGGACTTCGAGGAGGGCCGCGTAA